GGCTTCTCCACCCGACAATGTGGTAGCAGGCTGTCCAAGTTTTATGTAGCCAAGACCTACGTCTCTTAACAGCTCAAGCTTTCTGCGAATGGGTGGATGATTGTAGAAAAATTCATAAGCTTCATCTACGGTCATGTCCAAAACTTCTGCAATGTTCTTTCCTTTGTATCTGATCTCTAAGGTTTCCTTGTTATACCTTGTGCCTTTGCAGACTTCACAGGTAACATAAACTGGAGGTAAAAAGTGCATTTCAACCTTTATAACTCCGTCCCCCTCGCAGGCTTCACACCTACCGCCAGGCACATTAAAGGAAAACCTACCTGGAGTGTAGCCACGGGCTTTTGCCTCTGGAGTTTGGGCAAAGAGGTTTCTTATGTGGTCAAAGAGCTTTGTATAAGTTGCTGGATTGCTTCTTGGCGTCCTTCCTATGGGAGACTGATCTACATTGATCACATAATCAAAGTGTTCCAAACCTTCTATACGATCCACACCCTCCACATCCACGTTTGCCCCGTAGAATAGCCCCCTTGCATACTCCCAAAGAATGTCGTATATAAGCGTAGATTTTCCACTTCCGGAAACACCAGTTATACAAACAAAAAGCCCCACTGGTATTTTTACGTCTATGCCCTTTAGATTGTGTTTTCTTGCTCCTAATATTTTTAGCCATTTTTTACCCGGCTCTCTCCTCTTCTCTGGAACAGGTATGGAAAGTCTGCCAGACAAGTAGTCCCCCGTCAAAGAGTTTGGATTTTCCATTACCTCTTTGGGTGTACCCTGAGCTACCACATACCCTCCATTTTTACCAGCTCCAGGGCCTAAGTCTATTATCCAGTCTGCTGCCATAATAGTTTCTGGGTCATGCTCTACTACTATAACTGTGTTTCCAAGGTCTCTCAGGTCCTTCAGAGTTTCTATAAGCTTATGGGTGTCCCTTGGGTGCAAACCAATGGAAGGCTCATCCAACACATACAAAACTCCTGTAAGCTTAGATCCTATTTGAGTAGCAAGTCTTATTCTTTGCATTTCTCCGCCGGATAAAGTGGTCGCACTTCTGGCTAAGTTAAGGTAATCCAGACCTACCTTTTTTAAAAAGCCAAGCCTGTCTGTGATCTCTTTTATGAGCCTTTCTCCTACTATGTAGTCCTTACCCGTGAGCTTGTGTTTTGTTTCCAGGAAAAACTGTATTGCCTGACTTATGGGCATACTGCAAACTTGGTATATGTTTTTGCCATTGACCAAAACCGCGAGGGCTTCTGGTCTGAGCCTTGAGCCATTGCAGGCGGGACAGGGCTTTTCCCTTATGTATTGTCCTATCTCTTCCCTTAGCTTTTCTGAATCTTCTTGCATAAATCTTCTTTCTAAGTGAGGGACGATACCTTCAAACTCACTCTTTAAGAGACTTCCACCATACAGCAGAAATTCCTTTACAGACTGAGGCAGGTCCGCAAAGGTAGTCCTTGGATCGTAGCCTAACCTTTTCAGAAGGTTGAATATGGGAAATCTAAGATAGTCAAAAAAACCAGACTGAGTGATCCTAAAAGCATCCACTGCTGGTTGTTTTTCATCTACCAAAAGCTTTAAGTTTATTTCCCACTTCACACCAAGACCTTTGCAGGTTGGACAGGCACCGTAGGGAGAGTTAAAGGAAAAGAGCCTTGGGGTTAGCTCTGGGATGGAAAAGTTGTGGTCTGGACAGGTTCTGCTGTGGCTAAAGATCCACTCCTTACCACTTTCTGCGTCCTCTATCTTCACAAGCCCCTTTGAATACTCAAAGGCTCTTTCTATGGCAGTTAAAGCCCTTGCCCTTTCTTCTTTTTCCAAAGTAAGTCTGTCAATCACCAAGTCTATGTCGTGCTTTTTGTTTTTTTCAAGGGGTGGAACTTCTATTATTCTCATGTATTGCCCATCCACTTTAACCCTGCTAAAGCCCTTCCTGTCCAACTCCTTAAGAAGATCCTTAAACTCTCCCTTTTTTCCTCTTACGAGCGGAGCTAAAACTGTTATTTTCTTACCTTCCAAATTCTGATAGACGTTGTCCAATATCTCGTGGGCGGACAAGCCTTCCAAAAGCCTTCCACATTCGGGACA
This window of the Thermocrinis sp. genome carries:
- the uvrA gene encoding excinuclease ABC subunit UvrA, which produces MYDHIIIKGARHHNLKNIDLLIPKNKLVVITGPSGSGKSSLAFDTIYAEGQRRYVESLSSYARQFLGVMEKPEVDVIEGLSPAIAIDQKTTSKNPRSTVGTVTEIYDYMRVLWANVGKPHCPECGRLLEGLSAHEILDNVYQNLEGKKITVLAPLVRGKKGEFKDLLKELDRKGFSRVKVDGQYMRIIEVPPLEKNKKHDIDLVIDRLTLEKEERARALTAIERAFEYSKGLVKIEDAESGKEWIFSHSRTCPDHNFSIPELTPRLFSFNSPYGACPTCKGLGVKWEINLKLLVDEKQPAVDAFRITQSGFFDYLRFPIFNLLKRLGYDPRTTFADLPQSVKEFLLYGGSLLKSEFEGIVPHLERRFMQEDSEKLREEIGQYIREKPCPACNGSRLRPEALAVLVNGKNIYQVCSMPISQAIQFFLETKHKLTGKDYIVGERLIKEITDRLGFLKKVGLDYLNLARSATTLSGGEMQRIRLATQIGSKLTGVLYVLDEPSIGLHPRDTHKLIETLKDLRDLGNTVIVVEHDPETIMAADWIIDLGPGAGKNGGYVVAQGTPKEVMENPNSLTGDYLSGRLSIPVPEKRREPGKKWLKILGARKHNLKGIDVKIPVGLFVCITGVSGSGKSTLIYDILWEYARGLFYGANVDVEGVDRIEGLEHFDYVINVDQSPIGRTPRSNPATYTKLFDHIRNLFAQTPEAKARGYTPGRFSFNVPGGRCEACEGDGVIKVEMHFLPPVYVTCEVCKGTRYNKETLEIRYKGKNIAEVLDMTVDEAYEFFYNHPPIRRKLELLRDVGLGYIKLGQPATTLSGGEAQRIKLARELSKKETGRTLYLLDEPTTGLHMDDVKKLIQVLQRLVDRGNTVVVIEHNLDVIKCADWIIDLGPEGGDGGGQVVAEGSPEDIMKNESSYTGKYLRDYLSRTCKV